TTGTAAAGGTTGTGTAAATTTGTTAAGTTTTAAGAATTTATTGCTTTCAACATAACTTTCCCTCATTATAAATCAGTCAGAAATGTTAAAAATAATACTCATTTCCTTTGTCTATAACACTTAAAGATTCAAGTATTTTGCTATTTGAAAGTATCTACTTTAAGGTTGTCATCGAATCATAAGAATTAATAAAAAAGTTAGAAAAAACACACCTTTACAATGGATGTATTTTTTCTAACCTTTAAATAATTTAATTTAATTCGACTATGTCACCCGTGACAATATAAACAATTCGCTCACATATATTCGTCACATAATCACCAATACGTTCTAAACTTTGGGCAACATTGATATAGCTAACCCCTTGTTCAACAACTTCTGAATTATTAACCATACGTTGTTGTGATTCAATAAATACATCTCTTAATAATTCATCAACCAGTTCATCACGCTCAGCAATCTCACGGGCTGCTTCGGCATCTTTTTCAGCAAAGGCAGCAATTGTATCAGTAAGCATTGGTTGGATGATTTCACCCATCCGTTTAATTTTATTAGATAGCACTTCAACGTCTACTGCTTCAGTTTCTCTTCTAATAACGGCTCGCGCAATGGATACCGCATGATCTGCTATACGTTCAATATCAAGACTTGCATGAATAATCGCAAAAATTAAACGTAAATCTTCAGATACCGG
This window of the Fundicoccus culcitae genome carries:
- the phoU gene encoding phosphate signaling complex protein PhoU; translated protein: MRTQYTQELESLHTKLAELGNAANESVHKAIKAYTEFDKELAHELFSDDLRINASTVDIERDAYRLIVLQQPVSEDLRLIFAIIHASLDIERIADHAVSIARAVIRRETEAVDVEVLSNKIKRMGEIIQPMLTDTIAAFAEKDAEAAREIAERDELVDELLRDVFIESQQRMVNNSEVVEQGVSYINVAQSLERIGDYVTNICERIVYIVTGDIVELN